From one Aspergillus fumigatus Af293 chromosome 8, whole genome shotgun sequence genomic stretch:
- a CDS encoding dihydrodipicolinate synthase family protein — protein sequence MPDLHGILVALITPFTDDQKHIDAACLKAHIDRLIAAGIHGLVPGGSTGEFTTMTTAERKELTELCIKFAAGRVPVVVGTGSTSTAEALELATHAASVGAAALMVVPPFYDPVSLEQLTELMAEIHTASGLPIMYYNIPSASGLKLTPGEIAGLSKVGVKYLKDTSGDAPAFTELVFGLSDKITAFNGYDTLTFYGLAAGCPGGVWGAANFIPELAVELYETVSVKKDLKRGRELWTKIWPICKFLESHNYAAAVKAGVELTGQETGGLRKPFKSLGPELQAELKQLLIDAGVSTV from the coding sequence ATGCCCGATCTACACGGCATCCTAGTCGCCCTCATCACCCCCTTCACAGACGACCAGAAACATATCGATGCGGCCTGTCTCAAAGCACACATCGACCGCCTCATCGCAGCCGGCATCCACGGGCTCGTCCCCGGCGGCAGCACTGGCGAGTTCACGACCATGACGACCGCCGAGCGCAAGGAGCTCACCGAGCTATGCATCAAGTTCGCCGCCGGCCGCGTCCCAGTCGTCGTCGGCACAGGAAGTACCTCCACGGCTGAGGCCCTCGAGCTAGCGACGCACGCAGCCTCCGTCGGTGCCGCAGCGCTGATGGTCGTGCCGCCGTTCTACGACCCCGTCAGCCTGGAGCAGTTGACTGAGCTGATGGCGGAGATCCATACCGCCTCGGGTCTACCTATTATGTACTATAATATTCCTAGCGCTTCGGGTCTGAAGCTCACTCCCGGCGAGATAGCGGGATTGTCGAAAGTTGGCGTCAAGTATCTAAAGGATACGTCGGGGGATGCCCCGGCCTTCACTGAGTTGGTCTTCGGGCTTTCGGATAAGATTACCGCTTTCAATGGCTACGACACCCTGACCTTCTACGGACTTGCGGCTGGTTGTCCCGGCGGGGTATGGGGAGCGGCCAATTTCATTCCCGAGCTGGCGGTCGAGCTGTACGAGACGGTCTCGGTGAAGAAGGACCTGAAGCGAGGGCGTGAGTTGTGGACCAAGATCTGGCCCATCTGCAAGTTTTTGGAATCGCATAACTATGCAGCCGCGGTCAAGGCTGGAGTGGAGCTGACTGGACAAGAAACGGGGGGTCTCAGAAAGCCTTTCAAGTCCCTTGGTCCTGAATTGCAGGCAGAGCTGAAGCAGTTGCTGATTGATGCGGGTGTAAGCACGGTATGA